The Pedobacter frigiditerrae genomic sequence TCATTCAAAAATTCATCAATTGCAATTAAGCTAGGCTTAGGCATACGTTCGTAATGCTTGCTAATTTCAATTTGTTCCCTGTTCTCAAAAATCTCTTCCAAATTATCATTAGATGATGCAAACTCGGCTAATTTACCGTGCAACTCTTCCTTCATGTTATTAGATATTTGATTAGCCCTTTTAGAAATTATAACTAACGACTCATAAATATTGTCAGTAGTTCTATCTAAATCATGTACATTTCTCGTTACCGTAGTAT encodes the following:
- a CDS encoding DNA-directed RNA polymerase subunit omega; the encoded protein is MNTPKPAIPNTTVTRNVHDLDRTTDNIYESLVIISKRANQISNNMKEELHGKLAEFASSNDNLEEIFENREQIEISKHYERMPKPSLIAIDEFLNDKIYHRNPSKEQK